A single window of Paroedura picta isolate Pp20150507F chromosome 8, Ppicta_v3.0, whole genome shotgun sequence DNA harbors:
- the LOC143842854 gene encoding cytochrome P450 2C20-like has translation MSGGTLLLVELLLLLCVSLMIFQLLKLQWTRRHFPPGPSPLPMMGNLWRLDFSLEGKVLMKLAGVYGNIFTVWMGPTPVVVLNGYKTVFEGLNLEEFSGRPLTPFYRAMMGDKGVFLTNGHTWKQQRRFAFTALRNLSGSIQRSIQEEANYLVKVLASKQGSAFEPKPNMIRAVANVICAAVFGHRFTEGDPNFDKMIKAIYLIIFVPFTSWGRLYDAFPRIIHHLPGRHQRVLKYNDFLHDTVREEVQSHKAKWKEGKKPQDLIDFYLDHMAKTRDDPTSTFSEENMVQIMVDLLIGGAENTASLLCGALLLMIKHPEVQEKLLEEVNSVLEPSQTICYEDRTKLPYTTAVIHEILRLVNIVGIGPFRLCLKDITMLGCPIAKGTLILPNLASVLADPEHWETPFEFNPGHFLDTKGDFVYQKAFLAFGIGRRACLGEHMAWAELFVFFVTLLRSFVVQLPEGGQDLDLNGILQSPRQHPYKLCFLPRQSSSA, from the exons ATGTCTGGGGGGACGCTGCTCCTGGTGGAATTGCTCCTTCTGCTGTGTGTCTCCTTGATGATCTTTCAGCTTCTGAAGCTGCAATGGACACGGCGGCATTTCCCCCCGGGACCAAGTCCTCTCCCCATGATGGGCAACCTATGGCGTCTTGACTTCAGCCTTGAAGGAAAGGTGCTGATGAAG TTAGCAGGTGTCTATGGAAACATCTTCACTGTGTGGATGGGACCCACTCCAGTGGTGGTGCTGAATGGATACAAGACAGTCTTTGAGGGCCTTAATCTGGAAGAGTTTTCCGGAAGGCCTCTGACACCCTTCTACAGGGCAATGATGGGAGACAAAG GAGTTTTCCTTACCAACGGCCATACTTGGAAGCAGCAACGACGATTCGCCTTCACTGCCCTCAGGAACCTGTCGGGAAGCATCCAGCGAAGCATTCAAGAGGAAGCCAACTATCTTGTGAAGGTGCTGGCAAGCAAGCAAG GGTCGGCCTTCGAGCCTAAGCCCAACATGATCCGTGCTGTGGCCAACGTCATCTGTGCCGCCGTGTTCGGTCACCGCTTTACCGAGGGGGACCCCAATTTCGACAAGATGATAAAAGCCATCTACTTGATCATCTTTGTCCCGTTTACTTCGTGGGGCAGG TTGTATGATGCTTTCCCAAGGATTATTCACCATCTTCCGGGTCGCCACCAGCGGGTCTTGAAATACAATGACTTTTTACACGACACTGTGAGGGAGGAAGTCCAAAGCCACAAGgccaaatggaaagaagggaagaaaccGCAGGATCTAATAGACTTCTACCTGGATCACATGGCAAAG ACCAGAGACGACCCCACCTCCACTTTCAGTGAAGAGAACATGGTTCAAATCATGGTCGACCTCTTAATTGGGGGGGCGGAGAACACCGCCTCCCTCCTGTGCGGAGCGCTGCTCTTGATGATAAAGCACCCAGAGGTTCAAG AAAAACTGCTGGAGGAAGTCAATTCCGTTCTGGAACCCTCCCAAACCATCTGTTACGAGGATCGGACAAAATTACCATACACCACCGCGGTGATTCACGAAATCCTTCGCCTCGTCAACATTGTAGGCATCGGGCCTTTCCGGCTATGTCTGAAGGACATCACGATGCTTGGGTGCCCCATTGCAAAG GGAACTCTGATACTGCCGAACTTGGCCTCTGTGCTGGCTGACCCCGAGCACTGGGAAACACCTTTCGAATTCAATCCCGGGCACTTCCTTGACACCAAGGGCGACTTCGTGTACCAAAAAGCTTTTCTGGCTTTCGGAATCG GGCGCCGTGCGTGCCTGGGAGAGCACATGGCCTGGGCAGagctctttgtcttcttcgtCACCCTCCTCCGCTCGTTTGTCGTCCAGCTGCCGGAGGGCGGGCAGGACCTCGACCTCAACGGCATCCTGCAGTCGCCACGGCAGCACCCCTATAAACTCTGCTTCCTACCCCGTCAAAGCAGCTCGGCCTAG